One genomic region from Hoeflea algicola encodes:
- a CDS encoding SulP family inorganic anion transporter, with product MISFNHYFSQWTGNIRGDILSGLVVALALIPEAIAFSIIAGVDPKVGLYASFSIAVITAIVGGRPGMISAATAATAVLMVTLVKEHGLEYLLAATVLAGLIQILAGIAKLGYVMRFVSKSVMTGFVNALAILIFMAQLPELIGVPWLTYVMVAGGLAIIYLFPLITTAIPSPLVTIVVLTALTIFFGFDLRTVGDMGALPDTLPIFLIPDIPLTLETLWIILPYSVAVAAVGLLESLMTQTIVDDLTDTTSNRNQECIGQGIANTATGFIGGMAGCAMIGQSIINIKSGGRGRLSTIVAGTMLLFFIVVLGDWVAKIPMAALVAIMIMVSIGTFSWSSIKNLRSHPRSSSVVMLATVLFVVFTHNLAIGVLVGVLLSGLFFAWKISQLFGVRSELTADGRTRTYIVEGQLFFASADDFMQSFDFHEVLEKVVIDVSRAHIWDISSVAALDMAVLKFRRDGATVEIIGMNEASETIVDRLAIHDKPGAMDKLMSH from the coding sequence ATGATCTCGTTCAATCACTATTTCTCGCAATGGACCGGCAACATCCGCGGCGACATTCTCTCGGGTCTGGTCGTCGCTCTGGCGCTGATCCCCGAGGCAATCGCCTTTTCGATCATCGCCGGCGTCGACCCCAAGGTCGGCCTCTATGCCTCGTTCTCGATCGCCGTCATCACCGCAATCGTCGGCGGACGCCCAGGCATGATCTCGGCGGCCACCGCGGCCACCGCCGTGTTGATGGTCACCCTGGTCAAGGAACACGGGCTTGAATATCTGCTCGCCGCCACCGTGCTGGCCGGCCTGATCCAGATTCTGGCAGGCATTGCCAAGCTTGGCTACGTCATGCGCTTTGTCTCCAAATCGGTGATGACCGGCTTCGTCAATGCGCTGGCAATCCTGATCTTCATGGCGCAATTGCCCGAACTGATCGGCGTGCCATGGCTCACCTATGTCATGGTCGCCGGAGGGCTGGCGATCATCTATCTGTTTCCGCTGATCACCACCGCCATCCCCTCGCCGTTGGTCACCATCGTCGTGCTCACAGCCCTGACGATTTTCTTCGGCTTCGACCTGCGCACCGTGGGCGACATGGGTGCGCTGCCCGATACACTGCCGATCTTCCTGATCCCCGACATCCCGCTGACGCTGGAAACGCTGTGGATCATCCTGCCCTATTCCGTGGCTGTCGCAGCGGTCGGCCTGCTTGAATCGCTGATGACCCAGACCATCGTCGATGATCTGACCGACACCACATCGAACCGGAACCAGGAATGCATCGGCCAGGGCATCGCCAACACCGCCACCGGCTTTATCGGCGGCATGGCCGGCTGCGCCATGATCGGCCAGTCGATCATCAACATCAAATCCGGCGGCCGCGGCCGGCTCTCCACCATCGTTGCCGGTACCATGCTGTTGTTCTTTATCGTTGTGCTGGGCGACTGGGTGGCAAAAATCCCGATGGCAGCCCTTGTGGCAATCATGATCATGGTCTCGATCGGCACCTTCTCCTGGTCGTCGATCAAGAACCTGCGCTCCCACCCGCGTTCGTCCTCGGTGGTGATGCTGGCAACCGTGCTGTTTGTCGTCTTCACCCACAATCTTGCCATCGGCGTGCTTGTCGGTGTGCTGTTGTCCGGCCTGTTCTTCGCCTGGAAAATCTCCCAGCTGTTCGGTGTCCGCTCCGAACTGACGGCGGATGGCCGCACCCGCACCTATATTGTTGAAGGTCAGTTGTTTTTCGCGTCTGCCGATGATTTCATGCAATCATTCGATTTTCACGAAGTTCTCGAAAAGGTCGTCATCGATGTCTCCCGCGCTCATATCTGGGATATTTCCAGCGTTGCGGCCCTCGACATGGCCGTGCTGAAATTCCGTCGCGATGGCGCCACCGTCGAAATCATCGGCATGAATGAAGCTTCTGAAACCATCGTCGACCGGCTTGCGATACACGACAAGCCGGGCGCGATGGACAAGTTGATGTCCCATTGA
- a CDS encoding universal stress protein: MTSTILALVDGSIYSKSVCDHAAWAAAKMDAKVELLHVFDRLAGAQNSDLSGSIALGARTALLEKLATLDEQRLKLLQQKGRAILDDARAIIEAAGQTVSGVHLRQDDLTDAVAAQENSAAMIMIGKRGEAADFASLRLGAHVEELVRASHKPVFVASRAFKPIDRAVIAYDGAASSQRVVDHVARNPLFSGLTIEVITVGSRNRETEKGLENAKAVLAGAGLEVETKILAGQPDAVLGQRVEEAGSCLVAMGAYGHSRIRSFVIGSTTSEMLRSCKAPVLLMR, encoded by the coding sequence ATGACCAGCACAATCCTAGCCCTTGTCGACGGGTCGATATACTCCAAGAGCGTATGCGATCACGCTGCTTGGGCGGCGGCCAAAATGGACGCGAAAGTCGAACTTCTGCATGTCTTCGACCGCCTCGCAGGCGCGCAGAACTCCGATCTTTCCGGCTCAATCGCGCTCGGCGCGCGCACAGCCCTGCTTGAGAAACTGGCAACGCTGGACGAACAGCGTCTGAAACTGCTGCAGCAGAAGGGCCGCGCCATCCTCGACGATGCCCGCGCCATCATCGAGGCGGCCGGCCAGACCGTGTCAGGCGTCCACCTGCGCCAGGACGATTTGACCGATGCGGTTGCCGCCCAGGAAAACAGCGCCGCCATGATCATGATCGGCAAGCGCGGCGAAGCTGCCGATTTTGCCAGCCTGCGGCTGGGTGCCCATGTCGAGGAACTGGTCCGCGCCAGCCACAAGCCGGTGTTCGTGGCCTCGCGCGCGTTCAAGCCGATCGACCGGGCGGTCATCGCCTATGATGGCGCAGCATCGAGCCAGCGGGTGGTCGACCATGTCGCCCGCAACCCGCTGTTTTCAGGCCTGACGATCGAGGTAATCACCGTCGGTTCGCGCAACCGCGAGACTGAAAAAGGTTTGGAAAACGCCAAAGCCGTGCTCGCCGGCGCCGGACTGGAGGTCGAAACCAAGATCCTCGCCGGGCAACCCGACGCGGTTCTGGGTCAGCGCGTCGAGGAAGCCGGCTCCTGCCTCGTCGCCATGGGCGCCTACGGCCACTCCCGGATCCGCAGCTTCGTGATTGGCTCGACCACGAGCGAAATGCTGCGCTCCTGCAAGGCGCCTGTGCTGTTGATGCGGTGA
- a CDS encoding substrate-binding periplasmic protein has translation MGEFQTKVGTIFTAAAVGILLSVGVVSAQTCGEPGKSTLEIVQERGVLRAGVRPDFPPWGSIDSTGELIGFGVDIAREFAEHLGVELELIPTVAANRFPMLLTCKTDADFGATTGTKTRDEQVDFVPHYTWDVAVILIQKGMEKNLDSYLNDANATVCSTQGGVLGAAWKEKAAAKGTEVNLKLYREDTDIVLAMASGKCDVAPVGLFTAQILLEKLGDRAANIEIGGEFQKEPNGVFLRENDSDWRDWINWGQQRLFAEGKFQELYRKHFGIDPPFVPWEQGMLQPDVTKIANEGDKW, from the coding sequence ATGGGAGAGTTTCAGACTAAGGTAGGAACCATTTTTACGGCGGCGGCAGTTGGGATATTGTTGTCAGTTGGCGTTGTGTCAGCGCAAACATGTGGTGAGCCTGGTAAGTCAACCTTGGAAATTGTGCAGGAGCGTGGCGTCCTGCGCGCAGGAGTACGGCCGGATTTTCCACCGTGGGGCTCAATTGACTCGACCGGCGAACTTATCGGGTTTGGCGTGGATATCGCCCGCGAATTTGCAGAGCACTTGGGCGTTGAGTTGGAGTTAATTCCGACAGTTGCTGCAAATAGATTCCCGATGTTGCTCACGTGCAAAACTGACGCGGATTTTGGCGCGACGACAGGAACAAAAACACGAGACGAACAGGTTGATTTCGTTCCTCACTATACGTGGGATGTGGCTGTGATTCTGATCCAAAAGGGAATGGAAAAGAACCTTGATAGTTATCTGAATGATGCCAATGCAACAGTGTGTTCAACGCAGGGAGGCGTATTGGGAGCTGCGTGGAAGGAAAAGGCAGCCGCAAAAGGCACTGAGGTGAACCTCAAGCTCTACCGCGAAGATACTGATATCGTTCTAGCCATGGCGTCAGGAAAGTGTGACGTCGCTCCTGTTGGCCTTTTTACTGCGCAGATCCTGTTGGAGAAGCTTGGTGATCGAGCGGCAAACATTGAAATTGGTGGAGAATTCCAGAAGGAGCCAAATGGCGTTTTTCTCAGGGAAAACGACTCAGACTGGCGCGACTGGATAAACTGGGGACAACAGCGGTTGTTTGCCGAGGGAAAATTTCAAGAACTGTATCGTAAGCACTTCGGCATCGACCCCCCATTTGTTCCCTGGGAACAGGGCATGCTCCAGCCAGATGTCACTAAAATTGCAAATGAAGGTGACAAGTGGTGA
- a CDS encoding ketopantoate reductase family protein, which translates to MKLQYKPKVVVLGAGAMGCLFGGLLKLSEFDVWLVDDYEAHINAINNNGLRMMGSWGERIVEIPATTDPSVIKSTDVVLVQCKGTHTAKVVSNARHLFQNDGAVAVSFQNGLGNEEVISDIIGSENVLGGLAVPSAMIREPGIIQCYNDMYLPSYIGELSGGLSERTQFIADAFSQSALNVTASADIRREMWKKLLGNIGLGAISGATDLTQYQIMSMPALRAVVLRAIDETMNVATASGINICKEDIETILKMLTSKEGGGDSKTSMRTDLARHRKTEVDYIYGPVIEMGRRFDVDTPTLTTLSAIIKGMESHY; encoded by the coding sequence ATGAAATTGCAATACAAGCCGAAGGTAGTTGTCTTGGGCGCAGGCGCGATGGGTTGTCTATTCGGTGGACTTCTCAAATTATCTGAATTCGATGTGTGGCTAGTTGATGACTACGAGGCGCACATTAATGCGATCAACAATAACGGTTTGCGCATGATGGGTAGCTGGGGCGAACGGATTGTCGAAATCCCCGCCACAACGGATCCATCGGTGATCAAGTCCACCGACGTCGTACTGGTGCAGTGTAAAGGAACCCACACTGCAAAGGTAGTTTCGAACGCTCGCCATCTGTTTCAAAATGATGGTGCGGTCGCAGTGAGTTTTCAGAACGGCCTTGGGAACGAAGAAGTGATTTCGGATATTATAGGGTCCGAGAATGTATTAGGGGGGCTTGCCGTTCCAAGTGCAATGATACGTGAGCCAGGCATTATTCAATGCTACAATGATATGTACCTCCCATCTTATATAGGAGAATTGAGCGGTGGGCTGTCCGAACGCACTCAGTTCATCGCAGATGCATTCTCGCAATCGGCCCTCAACGTAACCGCTAGTGCAGATATTCGGCGCGAGATGTGGAAGAAGTTGTTGGGAAACATTGGATTGGGAGCTATATCGGGTGCAACCGATCTAACCCAGTATCAAATTATGAGTATGCCGGCTTTACGTGCGGTTGTTCTTCGCGCGATCGACGAGACAATGAATGTAGCGACGGCTTCTGGCATAAATATTTGCAAAGAAGACATTGAAACGATACTTAAAATGCTAACGAGTAAAGAGGGTGGCGGAGACAGCAAGACCTCTATGCGGACTGATCTTGCAAGGCACCGCAAAACAGAAGTTGATTATATATACGGTCCAGTAATCGAGATGGGACGACGGTTTGATGTCGATACACCGACACTCACGACGCTTTCAGCAATCATCAAAGGCATGGAGTCGCACTATTGA
- a CDS encoding bifunctional enoyl-CoA hydratase/phosphate acetyltransferase, giving the protein MDLIENRTIDEIEIGDEAEIERMLTRQDIVMFASVSADVNPAHVDADDEDALLLQQGIVHGMWASALISAVLATRLPGPGTLQLARTLSFHHPVKIGDSIKVKVVVTKVDKQSAEVGLDCVCINAAGETVVSGTALVRAPLQKSRRTIARMPTSRLMSHGVRFGALVERARALEPLRTAIVHPCDDLSLGGALAARDEGMIVPVLVGPRGKIEAAAADSGLDLGGVEIVDAPHSHAAAERAVALVHEGRARALMKGKLHTDELLLAVLDRSKGLRTERRLSHVFALDVPGQDRTLFVTDGAINISPDLEALKDIVQNAIDLAIALGEETPLVALLSAVETVTGSLPSTLLAASICKMHDRGQIVGGKVDGPLAFDNAISPAAVKAKGIVSDVAGYADILVTPNLESGNMIAKQLIHLAGASSAGIALGARVPIMLTSRSDTVDARIVSAALAKLFYHWRRERPLGLLG; this is encoded by the coding sequence ATGGACCTGATTGAAAACCGTACCATCGATGAAATCGAAATCGGAGATGAGGCCGAGATCGAACGCATGCTGACGCGGCAGGATATCGTCATGTTTGCGTCGGTGTCGGCGGACGTCAACCCGGCGCATGTCGATGCCGATGACGAGGATGCCTTGCTTCTCCAGCAGGGCATTGTTCATGGCATGTGGGCGAGCGCGCTGATTTCGGCGGTGCTGGCAACCCGGTTGCCGGGGCCCGGCACGCTGCAATTGGCGCGAACGCTGAGTTTTCATCACCCGGTCAAGATCGGCGACAGCATCAAGGTCAAGGTCGTGGTGACCAAGGTCGACAAGCAATCGGCGGAAGTTGGTCTCGATTGTGTGTGCATCAATGCCGCTGGCGAGACGGTTGTTTCAGGCACTGCGCTGGTGCGCGCACCGTTGCAGAAAAGCCGTCGCACCATTGCCCGCATGCCGACCTCGCGGCTGATGTCGCATGGCGTGCGTTTTGGCGCATTGGTGGAGCGGGCACGGGCGCTCGAGCCGCTGCGCACGGCAATTGTCCATCCGTGTGACGATCTCAGCCTCGGCGGAGCGCTTGCGGCACGCGATGAAGGCATGATCGTGCCGGTCCTGGTCGGCCCGCGCGGCAAGATCGAAGCCGCCGCAGCCGATTCCGGGCTTGATCTTGGCGGTGTCGAGATCGTCGACGCCCCGCACAGCCATGCCGCGGCGGAAAGAGCCGTGGCGCTGGTGCACGAAGGCCGGGCCAGGGCGCTGATGAAGGGCAAGCTGCATACGGACGAATTGCTGCTGGCCGTGCTCGACCGCAGCAAAGGCCTGCGTACCGAACGGCGGCTAAGCCATGTTTTCGCGCTCGACGTACCGGGGCAGGACCGCACCTTGTTTGTCACTGACGGGGCGATCAACATCTCTCCCGATCTGGAGGCGCTCAAGGATATCGTCCAGAACGCCATCGATCTGGCAATCGCACTGGGCGAGGAAACACCGCTGGTAGCGTTGTTGTCAGCGGTGGAGACGGTGACCGGAAGCCTGCCATCGACGCTGCTCGCCGCCTCGATCTGCAAGATGCACGACCGAGGGCAGATCGTCGGCGGCAAGGTCGACGGGCCGCTGGCTTTCGACAATGCGATCTCGCCCGCAGCGGTCAAGGCCAAGGGGATTGTCTCCGACGTCGCGGGCTATGCCGACATTCTGGTCACGCCCAATCTCGAAAGCGGCAACATGATCGCCAAGCAACTGATCCACCTGGCCGGCGCTTCGTCGGCAGGCATCGCGCTTGGTGCGCGGGTGCCGATCATGCTGACCAGCCGCTCCGACACCGTGGACGCGCGAATTGTCTCGGCGGCGTTGGCCAAGCTGTTTTACCACTGGCGCCGTGAACGCCCGCTGGGGTTGCTGGGGTAG
- a CDS encoding PepSY domain-containing protein, with product MKTVLIAATLVAALAPAVAIAADNCPNVPRDQWMSDAAITEKAKELGYDIRSMEAEDGCLEAYAIDKDGKRVEVYFHPGTGDVLRVKADS from the coding sequence ATGAAAACCGTCCTTATCGCAGCCACCCTTGTTGCCGCACTTGCACCGGCTGTGGCCATTGCTGCCGACAATTGCCCGAACGTGCCGCGCGATCAGTGGATGAGCGATGCCGCGATCACCGAGAAGGCCAAGGAGCTTGGCTACGATATCCGCTCGATGGAGGCCGAAGATGGCTGCCTGGAAGCCTATGCCATAGACAAGGACGGCAAGCGCGTCGAGGTCTATTTCCATCCCGGCACCGGCGACGTGCTGCGGGTCAAGGCTGACAGTTGA
- a CDS encoding PepSY domain-containing protein, giving the protein MTTRFSQNPHDTPLKRLVSVLSYSRRYALPMKISLCLLLPILALSAAPALADEHNEKNEQHERADMNEAIRRGEIMTLSDILEKVKPLIDGRIVEIEFEREDGMPIYEIYILNDDGRRLEYEIDARTAEILSLGEED; this is encoded by the coding sequence TTGACCACGCGTTTCTCGCAGAACCCTCATGACACTCCGCTGAAAAGGCTCGTCAGCGTTTTGTCATATTCGCGCCGCTATGCTCTCCCAATGAAAATCAGTCTCTGTCTCCTGTTGCCGATCCTGGCGTTGTCGGCAGCGCCCGCGCTTGCTGATGAGCACAATGAAAAAAATGAACAACACGAGCGCGCCGACATGAACGAGGCGATCAGGCGCGGCGAGATCATGACCCTGTCCGACATCCTCGAAAAGGTAAAACCTTTGATTGACGGGCGGATCGTGGAAATCGAATTCGAACGTGAAGATGGAATGCCGATTTATGAAATTTACATCCTCAACGACGACGGCCGTCGCCTGGAGTATGAAATCGACGCCCGTACGGCTGAAATTCTCAGCCTCGGAGAGGAAGACTGA
- a CDS encoding response regulator transcription factor, with protein sequence MRILLVEDDDRIRDDVARALESAGYVVDGESDGEEAWFLGDTETYGAAILDLGLPGMDGLAVLKRWRAAGRTFPILVLTARGTWSERVEGIDAGADDYLPKPFRMEELIARLRAIIRRSGGMANAVISIGEADLDTRQMRLSIRGVPVNLSPQEYRLVAYLMLNKGRVVAQQELAEHLQSAHFERESNAVEVLVGRVRRKLPVALIETRRGFGYIVEDSSPGT encoded by the coding sequence ATGCGCATACTTCTCGTCGAAGACGATGACCGGATCCGCGACGACGTGGCCCGCGCACTCGAATCCGCCGGCTATGTGGTTGACGGCGAATCCGACGGCGAGGAAGCCTGGTTTCTGGGCGACACCGAAACCTATGGCGCCGCAATCCTTGATCTTGGCCTGCCGGGAATGGATGGGCTGGCCGTGCTCAAGCGTTGGCGCGCGGCCGGCCGTACTTTCCCGATCCTGGTTCTCACTGCCCGTGGGACCTGGAGCGAACGGGTCGAAGGCATTGACGCCGGCGCCGATGACTACCTCCCCAAACCATTCCGCATGGAAGAACTGATCGCCCGCTTGCGCGCCATCATCCGCCGCTCGGGCGGCATGGCCAATGCCGTAATCAGCATCGGCGAGGCCGACCTCGACACAAGGCAGATGCGCCTGAGCATTCGTGGCGTTCCAGTCAATCTGTCACCTCAGGAATATCGGCTGGTGGCCTATCTGATGCTCAACAAGGGCCGCGTGGTGGCGCAACAGGAACTCGCCGAGCACCTGCAGTCAGCCCATTTCGAGCGTGAATCCAACGCTGTCGAGGTGCTGGTCGGCCGGGTCAGGCGGAAACTGCCGGTGGCATTGATCGAGACCCGTCGTGGCTTCGGTTACATCGTTGAAGATTCGAGCCCTGGCACATGA
- a CDS encoding sensor histidine kinase: MKPVRSLRFRLFALAAVVLAAALLVTGFSLSTLFSRYLERRVGQELDTHLNQIVGGLRVDAASGLSLAREPVDPRFQAVFGGLYWQIVDLTDGNQLRSRSLWDTSLDVPGDELRPGESHVHDISGPQGSNLLLHETLVLIPAPDGDHRVRVTAAIDRAEISALATGFSRDLAPVLAILGSVLLLGFLLQVGEGLKPVRRVVAGVHDIRTGARKRLLSDAVPLEVAPLVEEVNALLDAQDAAISRARDRAANLAHGLKTPLTALENDIERLRATGNTEIANDIAELALRMRRHMERELARARLRHGRNQDQTSLRPIVEGILRTLQRTPEGETLQLRSSINASLTVAVDPDDLSELIGNIAENAVRHASTEVVVETEVSASSIVLVIGDDGPGLGAQHIKNALKPGQRLDQAGLGAGLGLAIASDIVESFGGQLNLGRSPLGGLEARILIPMGGETRSPPG; the protein is encoded by the coding sequence ATGAAACCGGTCCGCTCGCTCCGTTTCAGGCTCTTCGCACTTGCCGCCGTGGTTCTTGCCGCCGCATTGCTGGTGACTGGCTTCAGTCTGTCGACCCTGTTTTCCCGGTATCTCGAACGCCGCGTTGGCCAGGAACTTGATACCCACCTCAACCAGATCGTCGGCGGCCTCCGGGTCGATGCGGCGTCGGGGTTGTCGCTGGCGCGTGAACCGGTGGATCCGCGCTTCCAGGCGGTATTTGGCGGACTCTACTGGCAGATCGTCGATCTGACCGATGGCAACCAATTGCGCTCGCGCTCGCTGTGGGACACCTCGCTCGACGTTCCAGGCGACGAGTTACGACCCGGCGAAAGCCACGTCCACGACATCTCCGGCCCGCAAGGCTCAAACCTGTTGCTTCACGAAACCCTGGTGCTGATACCTGCACCTGATGGCGACCATCGCGTGCGCGTCACCGCCGCCATTGACCGGGCTGAAATCAGCGCGCTTGCGACTGGATTTTCGCGCGATCTCGCCCCGGTGCTGGCCATTCTCGGCAGCGTTCTGCTGCTCGGCTTCCTGCTGCAGGTTGGTGAAGGCCTGAAACCGGTCAGGCGTGTCGTGGCCGGCGTCCATGATATTCGTACCGGCGCGCGCAAACGTCTCCTTTCCGATGCTGTGCCCTTGGAGGTCGCGCCACTGGTCGAGGAGGTAAACGCCCTGCTCGACGCCCAGGACGCGGCGATCAGCCGGGCGCGCGATCGCGCCGCCAACCTCGCCCACGGGCTCAAGACCCCGCTGACCGCCCTGGAAAACGACATCGAACGGCTCCGCGCCACGGGCAACACCGAAATCGCCAATGATATCGCCGAACTGGCGCTGCGGATGCGTCGGCACATGGAGCGTGAACTTGCCCGCGCCCGGCTGCGTCACGGCCGGAATCAGGATCAGACCTCGCTCAGGCCGATTGTCGAGGGGATCTTGCGCACATTGCAGCGCACGCCCGAGGGCGAAACACTGCAACTACGAAGCAGCATCAATGCATCATTGACTGTCGCAGTCGACCCCGATGATCTTAGCGAACTCATTGGCAACATAGCTGAAAACGCGGTCCGCCATGCCAGCACCGAAGTTGTCGTCGAGACCGAGGTTTCGGCCAGCTCAATTGTGCTGGTCATCGGCGATGATGGCCCCGGACTCGGCGCTCAACACATAAAAAACGCCCTCAAACCGGGCCAGCGGCTCGACCAAGCCGGACTGGGCGCCGGTCTCGGATTGGCGATCGCCAGCGATATCGTCGAATCCTTCGGCGGGCAGCTCAACCTCGGACGGTCGCCGCTTGGTGGCCTTGAGGCACGCATCCTCATTCCCATGGGCGGAGAAACTCGCTCCCCGCCCGGCTGA
- a CDS encoding phosphoethanolamine transferase, whose translation MKLHRPSVGSVTLSLLVAAWLALVTNNVFWRDVATAFGEHMPGLAAFSIGIVALLAADTIAVSVKYLTKPIFILLIVSAASAGWFMEHFGVIIDTDMIRNAVQTTPAEAGHLLTPAYLWHMLVYAVLPSLLIVFVRIRHRPFPAKLKYNLAVIVPFLLLTLALVAWQYPAIASTMRNNRLVIKTLNPVSPIISAVKFVIRSGQESVIVAAPLDSDARLGAAINKAEKPVLTIIVVGETARAQEFSLGGYERKTNPELEKRDIAYFPNTSSCGTATAVSMPCMFSALTRSEYSHEKALAQENLVDVLSHAGVNVEWWDNNTGDKKIGDRIVKRKFYEENDPRFCNEGECLDTVMVNALGAWLDGIKGNSVLVMHQLGSHGPAYFARYSEEERAFRPDCRTAEFADCTQQEIINAYDNTIVATDRMLAAVIDMLQARSDQIASTMVYISDHGESLGEKGLYLHGMPYIFAPDEQTRVPFLMWASKGYTRLFGLDTACLREQADAPYSQDNLFHTVLGLMDVQARHYQREQDISARCRSPLS comes from the coding sequence ATGAAACTTCATAGACCCTCGGTTGGCAGCGTCACATTAAGTCTGCTGGTGGCGGCATGGCTTGCGCTGGTCACGAACAATGTCTTCTGGCGCGACGTGGCCACGGCGTTTGGCGAACACATGCCTGGCCTGGCTGCCTTTTCCATCGGCATTGTCGCGCTTCTTGCCGCCGATACGATCGCCGTCTCGGTCAAATATCTTACCAAGCCGATATTCATCCTCCTGATCGTCAGCGCTGCATCGGCAGGATGGTTCATGGAGCATTTCGGCGTGATCATCGACACCGACATGATCCGCAACGCTGTACAGACCACCCCGGCAGAAGCGGGACATCTGCTGACCCCCGCATATCTGTGGCACATGCTGGTCTACGCAGTCCTTCCTTCACTTCTGATCGTCTTTGTGCGCATCCGCCACCGCCCGTTCCCGGCCAAGCTCAAATACAATCTTGCTGTCATCGTTCCGTTTTTGCTGCTCACGCTGGCGCTGGTCGCCTGGCAATATCCGGCGATCGCCTCGACAATGCGCAACAACCGGCTGGTGATCAAAACTCTCAATCCGGTTTCGCCGATCATCAGCGCGGTCAAGTTTGTCATTCGCTCGGGGCAGGAAAGCGTCATCGTCGCCGCGCCGCTCGATTCCGACGCCCGACTGGGCGCAGCAATCAACAAGGCCGAAAAGCCGGTGCTGACCATTATCGTGGTGGGTGAAACCGCCCGCGCTCAGGAGTTTTCGCTCGGCGGGTATGAACGCAAGACCAATCCGGAGCTGGAAAAGCGCGATATTGCCTATTTTCCCAACACCAGTTCCTGCGGAACCGCCACGGCGGTGTCCATGCCTTGCATGTTTTCCGCGCTGACCCGCAGCGAGTACAGCCATGAAAAGGCTCTGGCGCAAGAAAATCTCGTCGATGTGCTTTCCCATGCCGGCGTCAATGTCGAATGGTGGGATAACAATACCGGCGACAAGAAGATCGGCGACCGGATCGTCAAGCGGAAGTTCTACGAGGAGAACGACCCCCGCTTTTGCAATGAGGGGGAATGCCTCGACACGGTCATGGTCAACGCGCTGGGTGCATGGCTTGACGGCATCAAGGGCAATTCAGTTCTGGTTATGCACCAGTTGGGAAGCCACGGCCCGGCCTATTTCGCCCGCTACAGTGAAGAGGAGCGGGCGTTTCGGCCCGACTGCCGCACGGCCGAGTTCGCCGATTGCACCCAACAGGAGATCATCAATGCCTACGACAATACCATAGTCGCCACCGACCGGATGCTGGCGGCTGTCATCGACATGCTCCAAGCCCGCTCCGATCAGATTGCCTCAACCATGGTCTACATCTCCGACCATGGTGAATCGCTGGGCGAAAAAGGCCTCTATCTGCATGGCATGCCCTATATTTTCGCCCCCGATGAACAGACCCGGGTTCCTTTCCTTATGTGGGCGTCGAAGGGCTACACCAGATTGTTCGGGCTTGACACCGCCTGCCTGCGCGAGCAGGCCGACGCCCCTTATTCACAGGACAATCTGTTTCATACGGTGCTGGGCTTGATGGATGTACAGGCCCGCCATTATCAACGCGAGCAGGACATCAGCGCACGTTGCCGTTCACCGCTGAGTTGA